In one window of Campylobacter hepaticus DNA:
- a CDS encoding ABC transporter substrate-binding protein: protein MIKKVIYIILLFASVLFAFTIEEKLAKEQNFIYNAGAAPQSLDPAKVEGVPEGVFARSLFETLVISDENDKLIPGVALTWNHSDDYKTWTFNLRKDAKWSNGDNVTAKDFVFAWRRLVDPKTASPYASFLTYMKLLNASAILNGQMSPEALGVEAKDDYTLVLHLEDSVPFADLLTEFYVLSPVPQKLVEKLGDAWSEPKNIVGNGAFKLDSLVLNEEAKLSKNPYYWDVKKVLLDKLTLLQIQNSSVAYTRYRSGKLDVGEFPLELLDSVHKDYAQELNIGPVLCTYFYEFNVKNPPFDNIKVRQALSMALDRNIITDKILRQGQIPAFVFSPPAINAAEFISLPQWSKWDDNKRHKEAIKLLNEAGYNKDNPLNFTLLYNTNEDHKKLAIAASSIWKQNLGSIINIKLQNQEWKTFLSTRHLGQHQMARAGWCSDYDEASSFLNTFLSDSSNNTSGFKNVQYDKAIKQAYKAKTEEQRARFYAQAEEILDQEVPLIPVYFYTKSQLVKPYVKGFKIKPSQNYYFKDVYILEH, encoded by the coding sequence ATGATAAAAAAAGTAATTTATATTATTTTATTATTTGCAAGTGTTCTTTTTGCTTTTACAATAGAAGAAAAGTTGGCCAAAGAACAGAATTTTATTTATAATGCTGGTGCTGCTCCTCAATCTTTAGATCCTGCTAAGGTAGAAGGAGTTCCTGAGGGGGTATTTGCTAGAAGTTTGTTTGAAACTTTGGTTATTTCTGATGAAAACGATAAGCTTATACCTGGAGTAGCTTTGACTTGGAATCATAGCGATGATTATAAAACTTGGACTTTTAATCTTAGGAAAGATGCTAAATGGTCTAATGGGGATAATGTTACGGCTAAAGATTTTGTTTTTGCTTGGAGAAGATTAGTTGATCCTAAGACTGCTTCACCTTATGCATCTTTTTTAACTTATATGAAGCTTCTTAATGCTTCAGCTATTTTAAATGGTCAAATGAGTCCTGAAGCATTAGGTGTAGAGGCTAAAGATGACTATACTTTGGTTTTGCATTTAGAAGATTCTGTGCCTTTTGCAGATCTTTTAACTGAATTTTATGTACTTTCTCCTGTTCCGCAAAAATTAGTAGAAAAATTAGGAGATGCTTGGAGTGAACCTAAAAATATAGTGGGTAATGGAGCTTTTAAATTAGATTCTTTGGTGCTTAATGAAGAAGCTAAATTATCTAAAAATCCTTATTATTGGGATGTTAAAAAAGTCTTACTTGATAAGTTGACTTTGCTTCAAATTCAAAATTCTTCGGTAGCTTATACAAGATACAGATCAGGAAAACTTGATGTAGGTGAATTTCCTTTAGAACTTTTAGATAGTGTACATAAAGATTATGCTCAAGAATTAAATATAGGACCGGTTTTATGTACTTATTTTTATGAATTTAATGTTAAAAATCCACCTTTTGATAATATAAAAGTACGTCAAGCTCTTTCTATGGCTTTAGATAGAAATATTATCACAGATAAAATTTTAAGACAGGGACAAATTCCTGCTTTTGTTTTTTCTCCACCTGCTATTAATGCAGCTGAATTTATTTCATTACCGCAATGGTCTAAATGGGATGATAATAAACGTCATAAAGAGGCTATTAAACTTCTTAATGAGGCAGGATATAATAAAGATAATCCTTTAAATTTTACTCTTTTATATAATACTAATGAAGATCATAAAAAACTAGCTATAGCTGCTTCTTCTATATGGAAACAAAATTTAGGAAGTATAATTAATATTAAATTACAAAATCAAGAATGGAAAACCTTTCTTTCAACTAGACATTTAGGACAACATCAAATGGCTAGAGCGGGTTGGTGTTCTGATTATGATGAAGCTAGTAGTTTTTTAAATACTTTTTTATCAGACTCATCTAATAATACTTCAGGTTTTAAAAATGTTCAGTATGATAAGGCTATTAAACAAGCTTATAAAGCAAAAACTGAAGAACAAAGAGCTCGATTTTACGCACAAGCAGAAGAAATTTTAGATCAAGAAGTTCCTTTAATACCTGTTTATTTTTATACAAAAAGTCAACTTGTAAAACCTTATGTTAAAGGATTTAAAATTAAACCTTCACAAAATTATTATTTTAAAGATGTTTATATTTTGGAGCATTAA